TTGCTTTATTTTTTACGTTCGCTTGCTTTATTATAAAGCAAGTGAGATTTAAAGCAAGTATGTTTTAGCCATGATATTGTGATATTTTTCTTACATATATGTAACATCCGTTATGTTGTTACATTGTAACAACataacaagggagccggtcggccgagcgtacagcacgctggatttgtgatcctgtggtcctgggttcgatcccaggcgccggcgagaaacaatgggcagagtttctttcaccctatgcccctgttacctagcagtaaaataggtacctggttgttagtcagctgtcacgggctgcttcctgggggtggaggcctggtcgaggaccgggccgcggggacactaaagccccgaaatcatctcaagataacctcaagataacatgctGCCCAGTAATGTATCTGGGTGTATATTTACTCACTTCCCCTCACCCCCATCTGCTTTTGGTAAGACTTCGATATTAAATGTCACGTCTGCTATTCAGAATCACACATTAGTCACACATTAGAGGCACTTACATAACCAGCTCACACACCCCCAACCTGCTCTCCCAGCTCTCAACCCTAATTCaaacccctctctccctcacccccatctaccaccccccaccccccacccttaccacccccacactcccctccTAACCCCCCCAAGAACCATCATTATCACACGGACATAAACCTCTCGAATATATCTAAGGGAGCAAAAAAATATGTTTACCCTCTCGCTGGATTTTTAAAATGGTCTCTCAAATTCCGTGAGAAATGGGAGTGTAGGTCTTGCTGAGACCTACACTTAGTGGCTCGTATCTTTAAGAACCTGTCAAATTTTGGTGTCCGCTCGTAGCTCGCTCTTCCCAGGGGTTCGATACCAACcgaatatatacatatttatatatatattttttggggggagggttgagaggaggggggggagtgttgttTGTAGTCCTTGTTTAAGAGGTCGTTCGCATCCCTTAAAACTGGATCAGGAATCATTTCTGTTGTTACCTCGATTTTTCGCAATTAAAGATCTGATCACTTGGGGAGGACGGTAGacggtcaaagtggttgggcactattcctacccccccccactcctccgtcttatcccaaatccttatcctgacccccttccaagtgctatatagtcggaatggcttggcgctttctcctgacactTCCCTTGTCTCCATTTCTCGCAGCTAGTGTGAGGGAGTCGAGGAAGAACGCTTACACGAATATTACAGAATTAGTTATGTGTTGCTTAGGATTGTTAAGAGTTCGTGGACCCTCTGAGGCTATCTTGGGGTCATCAAGAGATCAAACATTATCAAGAGTTCCTATATTATCAAGAGTTCCTATATTATCAAGAGTTCCTATATTATCAAGAGTTCCTATATTATCAAGAGTTCCTATATTATCAAGAGTTCCTATATTATCAAGAGTTCCTATATTATCAAGAGTTCCTATATTATCAAAAGTTCCTATATTATCAAGAGTTCCTATATTATCAAGAGTTCCTATATTATCAAGAGTTCCCACGTAATCAAGAGGGTTTgcggacttttcacgtttttcaacctATTCTTCGTCTGTTACTCGTCCAAGATGAGGCTTTCCGCACAAAAACACTCGCTAACTTTACTTCTAtggtaaaacaacaacaacaacaacaacaacaacaacaacaacaacaacaacaacaacaacaacaacaacaacaacaacaacaataacaacaacagcggTGTTACTGTGGTAAGGTTTACTGCTGGCAGTTCCTTGGtcgcgggttcgagtcacctcagagCTCCCGTTGAAATTCTCAATAATACACAATTTACATATATGTATTTAAATTTTGTGTAAAgttaggcttaggttaggttaggtgttttaaCACAGTTAACGCAAATAATtattaacttaacctaaacccTTAACGTCAGCAAGGTCTAATTTTCCACAGAAATATAACCTGCAAACAATATGTATTTATATGTGACAATTCATTTAATATGTGAGAGAATTCCGTTTTTTTAATTACATCGTTCAGAAGAAAAATGACTTCGTTTTTGGGTACAGCGGCAGCTTGGACGAGCAGGTTCAACCAGCCATGGGAATCAAACCAGTTCAAGGAACTTTTTTGGAGTCAAACCAGTTCAAGGAACTTTTTTGGAGTCATTAAAAGTTCAGCAGAACCCAGCTAGCAGACTCGCGTTGATTACCACGCAAATTGTGGCTACTGTTATAGTCATGTTGCCTCATGTTGTCTCATGTTGCCTCATGTTGTAGTGTTTATCATAGTCATGTTGTCTCATGTTGTCTCATGTTGTAGTGTTTATCATAGTCATGTTGTCTCATGTTGCTGTGTTTATCATAGTCAAGAGCTATGTCAAGAGCTATGTCTTCCAGTGTCAAGAGTTATGTCTTACAGTGTCAAGAGTTATGTCTTCCAGTGTCAAGAGTTATGTCTTACAGTGTCAAGAATTATGTCTTCCAGTGTCAAGAGTTATGTCTTACAGTGTCAAGAGTTATGTCTTCCAGTGTCAAGAGTTATGTCTTCCAGTGTCAAGAGTTATGTCTTACAGTGTCAAGAGTTATGTCTTCCAGTGTCAAGAGTTATGTCTTCCAGTGTCAAGAGTTATGTCTTCCTGTGTCAAGAGTTATGTCTTCCAGTGTCAAGAGTTATGTCTTCCAGTGTCAAGAGTTATGTCTTCCAGTGTCAAGAGTTATGTCTTCCAGTGTCAAGAGTTATGTCTTCCAGTTTCAAGAGTTATGTCTTCCAGTGTCAAGAGTTATGTCTTCCAGTGTCAAGAGCTATGTCTTCCAGTGTCAAGAGTTATGTCTTCCAGTGTCAAGAGTTATGTCTTTCAGTGTCAAGAGTTATGTCTTCCAGTGTCCCTTGAAGTTATTCTTGCTCATGTTTATGTCGCTATAAAATTCACTGTTAAATACATAGAAGAAATAAAGagcatatgatcacaacataaaagATAACGAGGGGGacagacaaggtggacaaggTCTTTGTCTTCAGATTGAGAcaaagtaggacaagaggacaatggtggaagctggaaactcaaatgAGCCGAAGGAATGTTGGAAAATATTCGTACCCTGTAAGGGTGGTCAATAAGTGGAATGTGCCGAAAGAGGAAGTTgtaaaagccacctccatccacaattgAAGGTGGTAGGTGTGGCATGAGGAGCTATATATCTTCCCTTGCACAGACGCTAataggtaagtactgataggtacatactcttctcacacacacacactactcctctctgtctctctctctctctctcacttaatCAGTCATTCCCCCAATTCCCTCCACTGGGAATCTAAAATGCCTACTCAGAACGCACAGAAAATCGGCAGTGTCGGGAAATCAGTCATTCAGGAGCGGTGTTGCATGAAATGGTTGAGCCGGTTGCCGAGGCTCAACCATGCAGGCTGAAGCAGGTTTAATTATGTTGAAAGTGATGGGAATGCATAAAGAATCACTGTTAACAATAGAGTGAACAGGTTGACGATGACCGTGCTCCGAGATAAGATGAAAAGCTGTCATATTTTCCTGTTTAACACGAGGATTTTGTGTAGCTTTGCTTACGATAATGAGCATTCATGGATACAAAAAAAGAGGATTTTCTATTTCTTCTTTTATTATTCATGTTTGAATTGTTTTTCTAATATTTTATGTGGGTTTGTATTATATCTATTTGTTTGGGGTCTAAGTCTCTGTCCCAGACTGTTTCCCTTTCTGTATCTCGATATCTGTCGACTGTTTTTTTTTCCGTGCCTCTGTCTATACGAGTGTTGAGGCATTCCTACTGAGTCATATATTTACCACACGTGTCAGAAGTCTCAATAGAGATTCAGACTTTGTTGTGATAATCTTTTGAGGTACAAAAACTCTCAAAACCcagtccaggtatactccaggtatagtaCAGTTATCGTTCAATGAAGTGAAAATTGTCATTACTGTCTAGTTTTctcaattataattattattattaatgttatcTAGTGCACCTATTATCAGCGCTGTATTTAATATTTTCTGTCGATGtggtacacgcacgcacacacacgcacgcacacacacacacgcacacacacacacacgcacacacacacacacgcacacacacacacgcacacacacacacacacgcacgcacacacacacacacgcacgcacacaacaaATTATCACTAATTTACTGACGTCAGGCCTCGATAACAACTTTGTTCTGTGTTGGCTGTGTGGCGGAGCCGCGGTGGCCTGCAGgtgttggctggtgtgtggtgtattgACCTCTCTGCCACCTGGTgtaactgttgcaggtgttggctaATGGGTGATGTAGTgatcatactgtctgtctgtaaACACTGTGACACGTCTGTGGTGTTGGCACACGACTTTCTTCCTAAATTCGGTTGGTTATcctattgtctctctctctctctctctctctctctctctctctctctctctctctctctctctctctctctctctctctctctctctctctatctctctctctctctctctctctctctctctctctctctctctctctctctctctctctctctctctctctctctctctctctcgtacgcTTCGCATGGAAACCTCATACCAGTACATTTACCCCGGTACCAATTGCCACTACCAGTGGCAATCCCTAGTCCAGCATCACTCGCGATTTCCTCTGAGTCTCTGGCGTTCATAACTGCATAATGAAGAAAATTCCAATAATTCATCCCACTGCTCTAGGATGATGCGTGTTTGATGCTAACACAGAGGTTTCCGACTCTTTGTGATATATATTGGCACTGATTGTGTCATCTTATCAAGAAATAAATTTGagattaaaaaatatatttatatttgactTTGTAATATGAATTGTCATTTTATGTGCTTTCATtaatgagagaaattatatacgaaggtTATAGACTCGtgtcatattatataatgtcatattatataatatttgttCCATTCTCTGTCGATCTTTGCAAATTGCGTGTGTGTAGCGTATCAGGAAGTCCATTAGAGGGATAACGAGCCTACGTAACGAGGCAGCAATTTGATAGTTTAGGCGAGCAGTTTACCGCCGACACCCTCTTCATTACGTCATTAAAAAGAAAGCAGAAACGAAAAGTGTTTTGAACGTGAGTTTTGGCAGTTGGAAGCGAGGTGAAGTTACAACTATTCCTGTTGTCTGGAAATACAGGGATGTGTATTGGTAATGCTAATTAGCTGTGTATTAAGTGTAAAATGATGTATATTTAGGGAAAGATGCGGTGTATTAAGTGAAACATTCTTCATAATAAGAACAAATATTCTTCAACCAGAACTCAATGGAAAGAGGTAAAGTGGTTACCACTTTGGCAAATGGAGCCTAAGTTTAAGTGGCATAGTGGAGGGTGGTTGACAAGGTGGTGGATGATGGTTGAcaaggtggtggatggtggttgacaaggtggtggatggtggttgacaaggtggtggatggtggttgacaaggtggtggatggtggttgacaaggtggtggatggtggttgacaaggtggtggatggtggttgacaaggtggtggatggtggttgaCAAGGTAGCAGATAAAGATGGTCGATCTATTTGAAGACCCCCACACACATCCACCCACACTTCGACCCCGCGTCCGCCCACGTTCCGCCCACGCCCCGCCCACACACCCAGCTCTATTGAAGACCCTGCAAACTAACAAGTGAAAGAGAAAACACAAAAATGATGATTGCAACACAGAGAGGACAGCCGGCACTGCTGTTTCACTTTCACGTGTCCTTCTCCGGTTTGGGATCCAGAGGAAAATGAGCTCTCAATGTTGGGTTTTGTTTTGATTTTGAACGTGACCAAAAAAATGGATAATGAAGGATAATGTTCGCTCTGAATAGTCATTTTTTCTGTGACGAACCTCGGCGCCATGGAGGACGTGCTACCGATGGTGCTCTGGAAGACCTCTCCAGAGCTAGTGGGGCGCTGGAAGACCTCTCCAGAGCTAGTGGGGCGCTGGAAGACCTCTCCAGAGCTAGTGGGGCTCTGGAAGACCTCTCCAGAGCTAGTGGGGCGCTGGAAGACCCCTCCAGAGCTAATGGGGCGCTGGAAGACCTCTCCAGAGCTAGTGGGGCGCTGGAAGATCCCTCCAGAGTTAGTGGGGCGCTGGAAGATCCCTCCAGAGCTAGTGCGGAGCTGGAAGATCCCTCCAGAGCTAGTGCGGAGTTGGAAGATCCCTCCAGAGCTAGTGCGGAGCTGGAAGACCTCTCCAGAGCTAGTGCGGAGCTGGAAGATCCCTCCAGAGTTAGTGGGGCTCTGGAAGACCTCTCCAGAGCTAGTGGGGCGCTGGAAGATCCCTCCAGAGTTAGTGGGGCGCTGGAAGACCCCGCCAGAGCTAGTGGGGCGCTGGAAGACCCCGCCAGAGCTAGTGGGGCGCTGGAAGACCTCTCTAGAGCTAATGGGGCGCTGGAAGATCCCTCCAGAGCTAGTGGGGCGCTGGAAGATCCCTCCAGAGCTAGTGGGGCGCTGGAAGACCTCTCCAGAGCTTGTGGGGAGCTGGAAGACCTCTCCAGAGCTAGTGGGGCGCTGGAAGACCTCTCCAGAGCTAGTGGGGCGCTGGAAGACCTCTCCAGAGCTTGTGGGGAGCTGGAAGACCTCTCCAGAGCTTGTGGGGCGCTGGAAGACCTCTCCAGAGCTAGTGGAGCGCTGGAAGACCTCTCCAGAGCTAGTGGGGCGCTGGAAGACCCCGCCAGAGCTAATGGGGCGCTGGAAGACCCCGCCAGAGCTAGTGGGGCGCTGGAAGACCCCTCCAGAGCTAGTGGGGCGCTGGAAGACCCCGCCAGAGCTAGTGGGGCGCTGGAAGACCCCTCCAGAGCTAGTGGGGCGCTGGAAGACCCCTCCAGAGCTAGTGGGACGCTAGAAGACCCCTCCAGAGCTAGTGGGGCGCTGGAAGACCCCGGCAGAGCTAGTGGGGCGCTGGAAGACCCGGCCAGAGCTAGTGGAGCGCTGGAAGACCCCTCCAGAGCTAGTGGGACGCTGGAAGACCTCTCCAGAGGAGTGAAGGTTTTATCCACACATTTGATGAAAACATCGCCAGTATTCAGCGTCCACGTAATGTACATAGTTTCAGTTGTACTTAATCCATAATAAGTGAAAGTTTTTATGTTGCCACTTGATTTTTCTAACTCTAGACACGTCGGTcggcttgagaatgatccaggacggagcgaaacgtcgtcgtcccgtcatcttctgatgtgttttTTGTCACTATTTCGACACGTCACTGCATCTCTACTGAGGTTAAGGATATCTGAACTTGAAAAGGATCAGTGACTAAAAGGAACCTGGTTAGGCATAAGATTGTAACACTGTAATTATTTTTGTCTCTTTTTGTGAGACTTTgattatctgtctgtctgtctctcttactctatccctctcccctctcttttcTCCCTTATTCCCCGTCTTATAACATTTCCTCAACGAGGCTTCCTTCCCATCTGTCTGTGTTCCTGGTGCCAAAGCCTCTAAATTTCCTGGGAGATATATAGatggggcgtttctcattggtctgtgtgtttgtctGGTGCCTTCCGTCTCGCTTAAAGTAATGGTGGAGTGTGTCTTGAAAGAAGGTGATGGAGGCAGGAAGaaaatagagatagatagatagatagagagagggagagagagagagagagagagagagagagagagagagagagagagagagagagagagagagagagagagagagagagagagagagagagagagagagagattgtatcACCTAAAGAGACTCATCATGCCATACTCTTCAGATCTTCATGACAAGGGAGCTTTTGCACTCTTCACCATCATAACAGTGGAATACATTCTCTTGTCTCTCGACGCCTCTTAGTTGATTCTCAATTTAATCCGAACATTTTCCTTTTTTTCTCTAATCCGTGTAACCGGAGTTCGGAGAATAATAatgatttgaggttaatttcCCTTGGGAGACGCCTGGGGGCATTAGCTCGGGTTCTTTTTCGTTTCGAGATTGTGTTAATGGGTGATACTGGACGGGTGACAATTTGGAGTCGTTGCTGAATTGTTGGGCGTCTCAGATGCGGttggttgcgtgtgtgtgtgtgtgtgtgtgtgtttgtgtgtgtgtgtgtgtgtgtgtgtgtgtgtgtgtgtgtgtgtgtgtgtgtgtgtgtgtgtgtgtgtgtgtgtgtgtgtgtactcacctagttgtgcttgcgggggttgagctttggctctttgatcccgtctcacaactgttaatcaactggtgtacagactcctgagcctactgggttcttatcatatctacatttgaaactgtggatggagtctatgtgtgtgtgtgtgtgtatctttttTTTACAGGTATTTAGCATAATTTGCGAGATGACtgtatctaaatagtacgaactaTTGTCATCCTATAGCAGTAAACTTTTAGAACTTGATGTGAAAACTGATCAATATAATGTGAGTTTTGTTTGTGTTTTAAGAGCAAAATTAAATATTAGATGATATGCAGGGTGAAGGGAGGTATAACTTCCAACTGATCAGATGACTTGATTTATTCAGTATCTACGAGTTGAGAGAACGTGTTCTAAATGCTAGTAAGCCAAGGTTGCATTGCAGTCATCACCTTACGTTTGGGCAATGTTGATGAGTTGTGTTAGGACGTTGAAGCAAACATTGCTCATCACGGCGTCTTGTACACTCCTCATGCCTCATACAGACACCATCTAAGTGGGTTTTTCAGACTTTGTTCAATTAAGAATTGCCCTGAGAGACTGATCTTGAAggtagtcattttttttttacaagtcgAGCTTGAGACGGCAAGCACTTGCAACTTTACCACCAATCCACAGTGTCACATCCGGTCAAGGTCACCTGCATTGCACAGTGTAACTTCGCATCTCATCTTGAGGTGATCAGATGGCTGATATCACATTGTGAGTAAGTTACACAAGAGATCACCAGCAAAACTATCTTCTTTTTTGCTTTTCTTTGAAGTCACATCAGTTCAGCAGTAACAGATGTTGGTCAGAACAATTTTGTAATTTGTTGTGAGATTATTGCCTCGAACATTTTACCCGTGGCTGGTTGTAGAGACACTGGTCAATACCTTTTGGGCACCCAACTGCCTGTGCTATTGTCGATTGGAGCTAAGTCTGCCTTCTTCCAAAAGGAAAGAGACATTCCCTGCGCAAGgcgatgctctctctctctctctctctctctctctctctctctctctctctctctctctctctctctctctctctctctccctctctctctctctctctctctcgctctctcgctctctctctctctctctctctctctctctctctctctctctctctctctctctctctaagaaaAACAGCTTAAGCTTTAACTATTTTTATAAATCATGTTTATATAAACCAGCAGAAGGTACAATGAGGACACAATAAGAACTTGCCAAATTAAGAAAAAATATAGATTTTCTGGTACTAGGAATAAGTTATGAAAATAAGATTAAAAAGGAGATACACAGCACAAAAAATTACAAAACAAACCACATTACACCACAAACAAGGTAAAATAATGAAATATTAGAAAATAAATGAAGAAAAAAAACCATCATATGGCTAAAAATAAGACAGAAAAAGActaaaataagaaaaataaggTAAAAATATAGTAAGccttaaagtgaggtttacatccTCATAACGTAAACTTGAATACAACCCAgctacaaaaaaacaaaaaaaaatacctAAGACAAGCCAGGAGAAACGCGCCATCAAAGCCAGTAGCGAGCATCGGTCAAACTCTTGAGGCAAAGTCTTGCTTGAGAGAGAAAGTTGCTAATTAAATGGTTGACCCGGCCAGGAAGTGAGTTTAATTAGTGTCAATATTAAATTCTCACGCTATTTACCGTCTCAAGAGATCAGTCTTGAGCGGCGTGTTTACCAGCGGCCAGGTGGCGCCCATGGCGGGTATTTGAGAGGTTGAATTTGTTTGTAAATTGTTAATTTTGTTTGTTAAAACTTTATTTGTTAAAATGTTTATCCTCAATTCGTCCTTAGATCACCACAGTCGacataactacacacacacacaggggccttgttgctgagtggacagcgctcgcggGCCGtaatcctaagggcccgggtttgattctcGGCCCAGGCAGCATGAGAAGAGTTTTTTTCGCCTAATGTGCCTGGTCACCTAGCAATAAACACGTgtctgggagtcagacagctgctgTATGGTGgagggagatgtgtgtgtgtgtgtttgtatgtgtctgtgtgtgttaaaGAAGAGTATTTGTGGTAAATAAGATAGAAGACTCAGTACATTAAACACCCAACGGTTAGaagggcggggtccaagagctaacagctcgatcctgaagGCAAAACAGTAAATgagcattcacacacacacacacatacacacacacacacacacacacacacacacacacacacacacacacacacacacacacacacacacacacacacacacacacataaggatggattatttaacacgggtggcacacgcacaaggggacacgggtggaagctgagtacccacatgagccacagagacgttagaaggaactttttcagtgtcagagtagttaacggacggaatgcattaggcagtgatgtggtggaggctgactccatacacagtttaaaatatagatatgatagagctcagtaggttcaggaatctatacaccagttgattgacagttaagaggcgggatcaaagagccaaagctcaacccccgcaagcacaaataggtgagtacacacacacacacacacacacacgcacacacacacacacacacacacacacacacacacacacacacacacacacacacacacacacacacacacacacacacacacacacacacacacacacacatacacacacacacacacacacacacacacacacacacacacacacacacacacacacgcacgcacacacacacacacacacacacacacacacacacacacacacatacacacacacacacacacacacacacacacacacacacacacgcacgcacgcacacacacacacacacacacacacacacacacacacacacacacacacacacacacaacattctcCACTTTCTACCCAACAGTTCCACAAATGACTTGATCATCATATAATATTCTGAAAATAAAACTAATAAAAGCCAGGAGTAATAATTCTTTCATAAGACCACCAGGGAAATTACCCGAACAATTGCTCGCCCTCTGGACAAGGAAACAGTATTCATAATATTTAAGGAAATACCGTTTACAGAGCGCGGGAAAAAATAATTATTGATGGTTTTAGATTGAGGCGAGATCTGAGTGGAACGAGATGAGGCAATTATAGGCGAAATTAATATTTATTTGAACCACCAAACCGCCAGGCTAAATAAATGTTAAATACATTCATCTATTTGCGAATGTATGAACATGTCAAAATGTGATTTTCctgggattcacgaagcagttacgcaagtacttacgaacgtgtacatctttcctcaatctttgatagctttggttacatttattaaacagtttacaagcatgaaaacttgccaatcaactgttgttattgctataaacagcctcctggtacttcggagctcattaactgtttaataattgtaaacaaagccgccaaagattgagaaaagatgtacaggttcgtaagtgcttgcgtaactacttcgtgaatctggcccctggctattTCTATtggatgttttttttttctccctagCGGCGACCAGTTGAAACTTGTCTCTCTGAGTGTAACTTCTGCATGACCATTTCTATGTCAAGATGCTTTTATTGCGAGATTCTATGTGACACAGAGACCTCTGATCATTTCAGAGGCACAGCTAAGAAGGACCAATTGCTTTACTGCAGTCAGTCCTCGTGAACAATGACTAACTGCCCGTTTATCCAGCACTAActaagctgtttatgaatgataagACACTTTAAACGTGACTCAACTGATTACATTCGAAATTTTCTTGAACTGTGCTTCGATTTCTTCCTGTGTTTGAatcgcagcccgtcctcatcaacaaaaccCAAACGCTCATTAATGCATTTAACCGAACACCGTTTAGAACTGAAAAATGTTTTCCACACGACTCAAAAGGTTACAGAAAACGAGAAGCTAACAAGAAAATGGGAAGGTCGTAGAAAACGAGTTCAGCACGAAACGGGAAGATTCGGTAAACGAGCTCATAGAAAACGGGAATACCAGCAGAAAAGAAGAAGGTCggtagggaagggaactatcaggagaaagggatcaggataagggtttgggatgggacgggagggaaggaatggtgcccaaccacttggacggtcgaggattgaacgccgacctgcatgaagcgagaccgtccagtcCTAATATTTAGGCATGAGAAGGTTGGTAGAAAATATAGTAAGCAGAAAACAAGAAGAGCGGCAAAAAAACATCAACAGAAAACAGGAAGAGCGGCAAAAAAACATCAACAGAAAACAGGAAGAGCGGCAAAAAAACATCAACAGAAAACAGGAAGAGCGGCAAAAAATAACAGAAAACAGGAAGAGCGGCAAAAAAGTTCAGCAGAAAACAGGAAGAGCGGCAAAAAAGTTCAACAGAAAACAGGAAGAGCGGCAAAAAAGTTCAACAGAAAACAGGAAGAGCGGCAAAAAAATAACAGAAAACTGGAAGAGCGGCAAAAAAATAACAGAAAACAGGAAGCGCGACAAAAAAAAACATCAACAGAAAACAGGATGGTGGGACGAAAACGAGGAAAATCGAACACACAATCCGTTTTCTCTGGACCCAGACGTGAATAAATTCCTCAGCCAATATTCACTCCCCAGGACGGTGGCTTTTCTCTCTCACATACATCCTGGAGAAAAATAGCTGACTCCTCCGCCAATTTAACATGTTAGTTGTTTTCAttagtctgtctgtctgccttctTCAGTAGATCTTAACTGGGTCTAACTTCTGGCATTCAATTATTTTGAAATAGGTCAATTGTAAGAGTTCTAATAGTTTGAGGTGAGTGTAATGAGT
The sequence above is a segment of the Procambarus clarkii isolate CNS0578487 chromosome 35, FALCON_Pclarkii_2.0, whole genome shotgun sequence genome. Coding sequences within it:
- the LOC138371177 gene encoding ribosome-binding protein 1-like, with translation MFALNSHFFCDEPRRHGGRATDGALEDLSRASGALEDLSRASGALEDLSRASGALEDLSRASGALEDPSRANGALEDLSRASGALEDPSRVSGALEDPSRASAELEDPSRASAELEDPSRASAELEDLSRASAELEDPSRVSGALEDLSRASGALEDPSRVSGALEDPARASGALEDPARASGALEDLSRANGALEDPSRASGALEDPSRASGALEDLSRACGELEDLSRASGALEDLSRASGALEDLSRACGELEDLSRACGALEDLSRASGALEDLSRASGALEDPARANGALEDPARASGALEDPSRASGALEDPARASGALEDPSRASGALEDPSRASGTLEDPSRASGALEDPGRASGALEDPARASGALEDPSRASGTLEDLSRGVKVLSTHLMKTSPVFSVHVMYIVSVVLNP